From Paraburkholderia sabiae, a single genomic window includes:
- a CDS encoding acyltransferase family protein translates to MSSTGTLTWLDRIGSRCVLRASASASGAPVAKLAAHDDARVAALDAGRALAIVGVILVHLALFMPALPAWLQAFADMGQYGVQLFFVISAVTIMLTLEEETKRFGDDRSLISRRFYVKRFFRIAPLYYVAIAVYSLGNLLAAHFNTQITAPHDTADVLANLIFIHAWVPSAVNTVVPGGWSIGVEVCFYLFAPLIFIATRTRRGLWRTSLALLVSSAFVLVAGACAGDVCIVENNSFLYYWPPTQLPCFVVGFILARYGKRLLLRDGMKLSRFGIACALAACAGCLVLLYATGSGLGLAHWLAPTLAACAAAALLLLLAQLPRRYPGARMVAAFGQNSYGLYIWSFVMILMVRVALKTPLDALDHRVPVLGFAIAALFACCASYVAARISATRIERPCAQWARQVLLPRAAPAKRIEVSGETPE, encoded by the coding sequence GTGAGCTCCACAGGAACGCTGACGTGGCTTGACCGTATCGGCAGCCGCTGCGTGCTGCGCGCGAGCGCAAGCGCGTCGGGCGCCCCGGTCGCGAAACTGGCGGCACACGACGACGCGCGCGTCGCCGCACTCGATGCCGGCCGCGCACTCGCGATCGTCGGCGTGATTCTCGTGCACCTCGCGCTCTTCATGCCCGCGTTGCCTGCGTGGTTGCAGGCGTTCGCGGACATGGGGCAATACGGCGTGCAGCTGTTCTTCGTGATCAGCGCCGTGACGATCATGCTCACGCTCGAAGAAGAAACGAAGCGCTTCGGCGACGACCGCTCGCTGATTTCGCGGCGCTTCTACGTCAAGCGCTTCTTTCGGATCGCGCCGCTGTATTACGTTGCGATTGCCGTCTATTCGCTCGGCAATCTGCTCGCCGCTCATTTCAACACGCAGATCACGGCGCCGCACGACACGGCCGATGTGCTCGCGAACCTCATCTTCATTCATGCGTGGGTGCCGAGCGCCGTCAATACGGTGGTGCCGGGCGGCTGGTCGATCGGTGTGGAGGTGTGCTTCTATCTGTTCGCACCGCTCATCTTCATCGCGACGCGCACGCGCCGCGGGTTGTGGCGCACGTCGCTGGCGCTGCTGGTGTCCAGCGCGTTCGTGCTGGTGGCAGGCGCGTGCGCCGGCGACGTCTGCATCGTCGAGAACAATTCGTTCCTCTACTACTGGCCGCCGACGCAACTGCCGTGCTTCGTCGTGGGCTTCATCCTCGCGCGATACGGCAAGCGGCTGCTGCTGCGCGACGGCATGAAGCTGTCGAGGTTCGGCATTGCGTGTGCGCTGGCCGCGTGCGCCGGATGTCTCGTGCTGCTGTACGCGACGGGTTCCGGACTCGGCCTCGCGCACTGGCTCGCGCCGACGCTCGCCGCGTGCGCGGCGGCTGCGCTGTTGCTGCTGCTCGCACAGTTGCCGCGTCGCTATCCGGGCGCGCGGATGGTCGCCGCGTTCGGGCAGAACAGCTATGGGCTGTACATCTGGAGCTTCGTGATGATCTTGATGGTGCGCGTCGCGCTGAAGACGCCGCTCGATGCGCTCGATCATCGTGTGCCTGTGCTCGGGTTTGCGATTGCCGCGCTGTTCGCGTGCTGCGCGAGCTACGTGGCCGCGCGGATCAGCGCGACGCGCATCGAGCGGCCTTGTGCGCAATGGGCGCGGCAAGTGCTGCTGCCGCGCGCGGCGCCTGCAAAGCGGATCGAAGTGAGTGGGGAAACGCCGGAATGA
- a CDS encoding FAD-dependent oxidoreductase, which produces MLIDTRSVEQGVAVSTTVCIIGAGVAGITLAMELDRAGIDCCLLESGGYKADDETRDLYRGENVGIPYTFADGCRSRYLGGSSNCWGGWCRPLDPWDFDKKDWVAHSGWPFGLEELAPYYLRTHALLKLGPHNFDPAWWEQQINRHDVRRYPLSSGNVRDTVSQFSPPVRFGKVYREVLRRSDRVRVFLYANVVNIDTDAQATEVTGVEVATLTGKRFRVNAKVFVLATGGIENARLLLASNKVQAAGLGNGNDLVGRFFMDHPRLMTGTVKFTKAWSRNKLYDIKYHYQNPVVAAHGTHISSQFALTHDVIKREKLLNSRVWFFSRFFGEGSAGSEALIRCREALHRKEQPGRRARDDYLTMAAHPVDTVGFGLTRLLQLRALISDVKLQAIVEAEPNRDSRVMLSDRKDSLGLPRVKVDWRLTELVQRTFDRTFQLLAEELKMMGVADVELDAPLEGRAWPAKLEGTWHHMGTTRMHDSPREGVVDRDCKMHGMSNLYVAGSSVFPTVGANFPTITISALALRLGEHIAQRLGKPDTATIVPIGEAAGMRYGGSGAELGKLPIAAQSLVRAGGNEAM; this is translated from the coding sequence ATGTTGATCGATACCCGCAGTGTCGAACAGGGCGTCGCTGTGTCGACGACGGTATGCATCATCGGGGCAGGCGTCGCGGGTATCACGCTCGCGATGGAGCTGGATCGCGCGGGCATCGATTGCTGCCTGCTCGAAAGCGGCGGCTACAAGGCCGACGACGAAACGCGCGATCTCTATCGTGGCGAGAACGTCGGCATCCCGTATACCTTCGCTGACGGCTGCAGGAGCCGCTATCTCGGCGGCAGCAGCAATTGCTGGGGCGGCTGGTGCCGGCCCCTCGACCCGTGGGACTTCGACAAGAAGGACTGGGTCGCGCACAGCGGCTGGCCGTTCGGCCTGGAAGAACTCGCGCCGTACTATCTGCGCACGCATGCGCTGCTCAAGCTCGGCCCGCACAATTTCGATCCCGCGTGGTGGGAGCAGCAGATCAACCGGCACGATGTGCGCCGCTATCCGCTGAGTTCGGGCAACGTGCGCGACACCGTTTCGCAGTTCAGTCCGCCCGTGCGTTTCGGCAAGGTGTATCGCGAGGTGTTGCGGCGCTCGGATCGCGTGCGGGTGTTCCTGTACGCGAACGTCGTCAATATCGACACCGATGCGCAAGCGACGGAAGTGACGGGCGTCGAGGTCGCGACGCTCACGGGCAAGCGCTTTCGCGTGAACGCGAAGGTCTTCGTGCTCGCTACAGGCGGCATCGAAAACGCGCGGCTGCTGCTGGCGTCGAACAAGGTGCAGGCAGCGGGCCTCGGCAACGGCAACGATCTGGTGGGCCGCTTCTTCATGGATCACCCGCGTCTGATGACGGGTACGGTGAAGTTCACGAAGGCGTGGTCGCGCAACAAGCTATACGACATCAAGTATCACTACCAGAACCCGGTGGTGGCCGCGCACGGCACGCATATTTCGTCGCAGTTCGCGCTGACGCACGATGTGATCAAGCGCGAGAAGCTGCTCAACTCGCGCGTCTGGTTCTTCTCGCGTTTCTTCGGCGAGGGCAGCGCGGGATCGGAGGCGCTGATCCGTTGCCGCGAGGCGCTGCATCGCAAGGAACAGCCGGGCCGGCGCGCGCGCGACGACTATCTGACGATGGCCGCGCATCCCGTCGATACCGTCGGCTTCGGGCTCACGCGTCTGTTGCAACTGCGTGCGCTGATTTCGGACGTGAAGCTGCAAGCGATCGTCGAAGCGGAGCCGAATCGCGACAGCCGCGTGATGCTGTCGGATCGCAAGGACAGTCTCGGCCTGCCGCGCGTGAAAGTGGACTGGCGGCTCACGGAACTCGTGCAGCGCACGTTCGACCGCACGTTCCAGCTGCTCGCGGAAGAACTGAAAATGATGGGCGTCGCCGATGTCGAACTCGACGCACCGCTCGAGGGCCGCGCGTGGCCGGCGAAACTCGAAGGCACGTGGCATCACATGGGCACGACCCGGATGCACGATTCGCCGCGCGAAGGTGTCGTCGATCGCGACTGCAAGATGCATGGCATGAGCAATCTGTATGTCGCGGGCAGTTCGGTGTTCCCGACCGTCGGCGCGAACTTCCCGACGATCACGATTTCGGCGCTCGCGCTGCGGCTGGGGGAGCATATCGCGCAGCGGCTCGGCAAGCCCGATACGGCGACCATCGTGCCGATCGGCGAGGCGGCGGGGATGCGCTACGGCGGCTCGGGCGCGGAACTCGGCAAGCTGCCGATCGCCGCGCAATCGCTGGTCAGGGCCGGAGGGAATGAGGCGATGTGA
- a CDS encoding glycosyltransferase family 4 protein, whose translation MSASVTIFHNVVWSRHKGAVFSALHNISASGAISYSMVQIADTEHDRIGFSDVDYSFHRYPMHKLFDGCYEDVPRGRLTMRLVWEVLKAKSDLIVLPGYHRPEYWAMLAACIVTGKRRAVFCDSTARDRPKRLITSIPKRVFFSLCDGYFGFGERSRDYLVSLGAKREKIFIPCQAAALPVTFSPERALAERMHYRAGNPTVFLYVGRLSEEKGITTLIDAFAGIAKRLPDPQLRIVGTGPLEGELRKRVKELGLDGAITFVGSLQDEPLSREYYGATCMVLPSRSEPWGLVVNESLAHGCPVIVSESCGCVPELVHEGESGYAFTAGDVAGLQRTLLKATEAFADAEASAHRCMDVIRRFDPPSAAANIARGCALMLGA comes from the coding sequence ATGAGCGCGTCAGTCACGATCTTCCACAACGTAGTGTGGTCACGGCACAAGGGCGCCGTGTTCTCTGCGCTGCACAACATCTCGGCATCGGGGGCGATCAGCTACTCGATGGTGCAGATCGCGGACACGGAACATGATCGTATCGGTTTCTCGGACGTCGACTATTCGTTTCATCGCTATCCGATGCACAAGCTGTTCGACGGCTGCTACGAGGACGTGCCGCGCGGGCGTCTGACGATGCGCCTCGTGTGGGAAGTCCTCAAGGCGAAGTCGGATCTGATCGTGCTGCCCGGCTATCACCGACCCGAGTACTGGGCGATGCTCGCCGCGTGCATCGTGACGGGCAAGCGCCGCGCCGTGTTCTGCGATTCGACGGCGCGCGACCGGCCGAAGCGTCTCATCACGTCGATTCCCAAGCGCGTGTTCTTCTCGCTGTGCGACGGCTACTTCGGTTTCGGCGAGCGCAGCCGCGACTATCTGGTGTCGCTCGGCGCGAAGCGCGAGAAGATTTTCATTCCTTGTCAGGCGGCCGCGCTGCCCGTCACGTTCTCGCCCGAGCGCGCGCTCGCCGAGCGCATGCACTATCGCGCGGGCAATCCGACCGTGTTTCTGTACGTCGGGCGGCTGTCGGAAGAGAAGGGCATCACGACGCTGATCGACGCGTTCGCCGGCATTGCGAAGCGGCTGCCCGATCCGCAGCTGCGTATCGTCGGCACGGGGCCGCTCGAAGGCGAGTTGCGCAAGCGCGTGAAGGAGCTGGGGCTCGACGGGGCGATCACCTTCGTCGGCAGTCTGCAGGACGAGCCGCTCTCGCGCGAATACTACGGTGCGACCTGCATGGTGCTGCCGAGCCGCAGCGAACCGTGGGGCCTCGTCGTCAACGAATCGCTCGCGCATGGCTGTCCTGTCATCGTCAGCGAGAGCTGCGGCTGCGTGCCCGAACTCGTGCACGAAGGCGAGAGCGGCTATGCATTCACTGCGGGCGACGTGGCCGGCCTGCAGCGCACGCTGCTGAAGGCCACGGAAGCATTCGCCGATGCCGAAGCGTCGGCGCATCGTTGCATGGACGTGATACGGCGTTTCGATCCGCCGTCAGCGGCGGCCAACATCGCGCGCGGCTGCGCGCTGATGCTGGGCGCGTGA
- a CDS encoding acyltransferase family protein translates to MKLFGSTQSMMRGRSVELDFVRGIAILAVMGYHFHVNHTGSALISIIEYPLKNFGREGVNLFFTLSGFLVGGLLLRQYAETGHVDARRFIVRRMFKIWPAYYVLILFHSLVGRHPLDSFLWQNLTHLQNYFGSSISQTWSLAVEEHFYLFLPAVLLLFARWKMRAGSIIGVLGGICVVVLIARCLEVAGGDLQAAFFYTQYRIDSLLYGVILAAIYWMKPDVYQGIAKRTGLLLVVVAVLVAWLVLATKHEPLDESIGYTIQALGFCAFIVLMLEHSGKVRDSFAYRAVAWLGVYSYGIYLWHSLALAPGDIVIRKTTALGLPPVAIWFVALAAQFAVAIIAGYVMTRAVEYPFLRLRNALFPAKRNASVREEMPVGGQLS, encoded by the coding sequence ATGAAGCTATTCGGCAGCACGCAATCGATGATGCGGGGCAGGTCGGTCGAGCTCGACTTCGTGCGCGGCATCGCGATTCTCGCGGTGATGGGCTACCACTTTCATGTGAATCACACGGGCAGCGCGCTGATTTCTATCATCGAATATCCGCTGAAGAACTTCGGCCGTGAGGGCGTGAACCTGTTCTTCACGCTGAGCGGCTTTCTCGTCGGCGGGCTGCTGCTGCGTCAATACGCGGAAACGGGTCACGTCGACGCGCGCCGCTTCATCGTGCGGCGGATGTTCAAGATCTGGCCCGCGTATTACGTGCTGATTCTTTTTCATTCGCTCGTCGGCCGCCATCCGCTCGATTCGTTCCTCTGGCAGAACCTGACGCATTTGCAGAACTACTTCGGCTCGTCGATTTCGCAGACGTGGAGTCTCGCCGTCGAAGAACATTTCTATCTGTTCCTGCCCGCCGTGCTGCTGCTGTTCGCGCGCTGGAAAATGCGCGCGGGTTCGATCATCGGTGTGCTCGGCGGCATCTGCGTGGTTGTGCTGATCGCGCGCTGCCTCGAAGTGGCGGGCGGCGACCTGCAGGCCGCGTTCTTCTACACGCAGTACCGGATCGACAGCCTGCTGTACGGCGTGATTCTCGCGGCGATCTACTGGATGAAGCCCGACGTGTATCAGGGCATCGCGAAGCGCACGGGCTTGCTGCTCGTCGTCGTGGCCGTGCTGGTCGCGTGGCTGGTGCTCGCCACCAAGCACGAACCGCTCGACGAAAGCATCGGCTACACGATTCAGGCGCTCGGCTTTTGCGCGTTCATCGTGCTGATGCTGGAGCACTCGGGCAAGGTGCGCGATTCGTTCGCGTATCGCGCGGTCGCGTGGCTCGGCGTGTACTCGTACGGTATCTATCTGTGGCACTCGCTCGCGCTCGCACCCGGCGACATCGTGATCCGCAAGACGACGGCGCTCGGTCTGCCGCCCGTGGCGATCTGGTTCGTCGCGCTGGCCGCGCAGTTCGCCGTCGCGATCATTGCTGGCTACGTGATGACGCGTGCTGTCGAGTACCCGTTCCTGCGGTTGCGCAATGCGCTGTTCCCGGCAAAACGCAATGCATCGGTGCGCGAGGAAATGCCCGTCGGCGGGCAGCTGTCCTGA
- a CDS encoding glycosyltransferase WbuB: MKILIYGLNYAPELSGAGKYTAEMAQMLTECGHEVRVVCAPPYYPDWKVADGYSMWRYRRDVMHGVQIWRAPLWVPPRPGGLKRMMHLASFALASLPLLARQAAWRPGAVMLIAPTMACAPGALALARVTGAKAWLHIQDYEVDAAFDLGLLKSARAARIAYWIERLVLKRFDVVSSISNQMVQRAVGKGVDAGKTEFLPNWVDTRDIFPLGRVSEYRETLGIPAGNTVVLYSGNIGAKQGIETLAEAAAAMVAREDISFVFCGNGAARDDLVKRCEGLSNCRFLPLQPASSLNELLNVADIHVLPQRSDAADLVMPSKLTGMLASGGAVIAMARPGTGLHEAVVNNGVAVPPEDTKALVDAIVALAADHEQRAAMGAAGRRYAETMLSPLSTLLTLDTRLAMLIDGDASGAKQAAAPLANAPIMPARVEESEVE, encoded by the coding sequence ATGAAGATCCTGATCTATGGCCTCAACTACGCGCCCGAGTTGTCGGGCGCGGGTAAATATACGGCTGAGATGGCACAGATGCTGACGGAGTGCGGTCATGAGGTGCGGGTCGTTTGCGCGCCGCCGTACTACCCGGACTGGAAAGTCGCGGACGGCTACTCGATGTGGCGCTATCGGCGCGACGTCATGCACGGGGTGCAGATCTGGCGCGCACCATTGTGGGTGCCACCGCGTCCGGGCGGCCTCAAGCGCATGATGCACCTCGCGTCTTTCGCGCTGGCGTCGTTACCGTTGCTCGCGAGACAGGCCGCATGGCGGCCGGGCGCCGTGATGCTGATCGCGCCGACGATGGCCTGCGCGCCGGGCGCGCTGGCACTCGCGCGCGTGACGGGCGCGAAGGCGTGGCTGCATATCCAGGACTACGAAGTCGACGCCGCCTTCGATCTGGGCCTGCTAAAAAGCGCGCGTGCCGCGCGCATCGCCTACTGGATAGAGCGGCTCGTGCTGAAGCGCTTCGACGTGGTCTCGTCGATCTCGAACCAGATGGTGCAGCGCGCCGTCGGCAAGGGCGTCGATGCCGGGAAAACCGAGTTCCTCCCGAACTGGGTCGACACTCGCGACATCTTTCCGCTTGGTCGCGTGAGCGAGTATCGCGAAACGCTCGGCATTCCGGCGGGCAATACAGTCGTGCTGTACTCGGGCAACATCGGCGCGAAGCAGGGCATCGAAACGCTCGCCGAGGCGGCGGCTGCCATGGTCGCGCGCGAGGACATCAGCTTCGTTTTTTGCGGCAACGGCGCGGCGCGGGACGATCTCGTCAAGCGTTGCGAGGGCTTGTCCAACTGTCGCTTCCTGCCGTTGCAGCCGGCGTCGTCGCTGAACGAACTGCTGAATGTTGCGGATATTCACGTGCTGCCGCAGCGTAGTGACGCGGCCGACCTCGTGATGCCGTCGAAGCTGACGGGCATGCTGGCGAGCGGAGGCGCGGTCATCGCGATGGCGCGGCCCGGCACCGGCCTCCACGAGGCCGTCGTGAACAATGGCGTGGCGGTGCCGCCCGAGGACACAAAGGCGCTCGTCGACGCCATCGTGGCACTGGCTGCCGATCACGAGCAGCGCGCCGCGATGGGTGCGGCCGGGCGGCGCTATGCCGAGACGATGCTGTCGCCGCTCTCGACGCTGCTCACGCTCGATACGCGGCTCGCCATGCTGATCGACGGCGATGCGTCGGGGGCGAAGCAGGCCGCGGCGCCGCTGGCGAACGCGCCGATCATGCCGGCGCGCGTCGAGGAATCGGAAGTGGAGTGA
- a CDS encoding DapH/DapD/GlmU-related protein, whose translation MDNTFGPTLGRAADGQDARMKDQHAARASEAAAPPDPPPYVAGATQPPGRVIDLSKAGKGNYVASRGFLTELAWFFVEACVINNKLLPVSSVRVALLRLFGAKIGANCRFVHPVRVKAPWNLTVGDNCWFGVDVWLYNQAPIQIGSNVCISQGSFLSAGSHDMRTNMDLRVAPIVIEDGAWISSKCVVQMGVTIGRSAVVTPLSVVHRSLEAEGVYGGNPCRFIRKRFDAEVPRPS comes from the coding sequence ATGGATAACACGTTCGGTCCGACCCTCGGTCGGGCAGCGGACGGCCAGGACGCGCGGATGAAAGACCAGCATGCCGCGCGCGCATCCGAGGCCGCAGCGCCCCCTGACCCTCCACCCTACGTTGCAGGTGCGACGCAGCCGCCTGGCCGCGTGATCGATCTGAGCAAAGCGGGCAAGGGCAACTATGTCGCGTCGCGTGGGTTTCTGACCGAGCTGGCCTGGTTCTTCGTCGAAGCGTGCGTGATCAATAACAAGCTGCTGCCTGTGTCGTCGGTGCGCGTCGCGTTGCTGAGGCTGTTCGGCGCGAAGATCGGCGCGAACTGCCGCTTCGTGCATCCCGTGCGCGTGAAGGCGCCGTGGAACCTGACGGTCGGCGACAACTGCTGGTTCGGCGTCGACGTGTGGCTCTACAACCAGGCGCCCATCCAAATCGGCTCGAATGTCTGCATCTCGCAGGGCAGTTTTCTGAGCGCGGGCTCGCATGACATGCGAACAAACATGGATCTGCGCGTGGCGCCCATCGTCATCGAGGACGGCGCGTGGATCTCGTCGAAGTGCGTCGTGCAGATGGGCGTGACGATCGGGCGGTCGGCTGTCGTGACGCCGCTGTCGGTCGTGCACCGCTCGCTCGAGGCGGAAGGCGTCTACGGGGGCAATCCATGTCGCTTCATCCGCAAGCGTTTCGATGCGGAGGTGCCCCGTCCCTCATAA
- the gmd gene encoding GDP-mannose 4,6-dehydratase, with translation MTQKVALITGITGQDGSYLAELLIEKGYEVHGIKRRSSLFNTDRIDHLYRDVHDPDQRLQLHHGDLTDATSLLRIMQRVEPDEVYNLAAQSHVAVSFEEPEYTANADGLGTLRLLEAIRICGFEKKTRFYQASTSELYGLVQEVPQRETTPFYPRSPYAVAKLFAYWTTVNYREAYGIYACNGILFNHESPVRGETFVTRKITRAIARIAVGLQDQLYLGNMSALRDWGHARDYVDMQWMMLQQEQPEDFVIATGVQYSVREFVQRAAAELGITVRFEGSGVHEVGIVEHVERRQRAEMRVQPGDVIVRVDPRYFRPTEVETLLGDPSKAQQKLGWTPTTSFESLVKEMVLSDYQIARRDALVTLAGFKALEHHE, from the coding sequence ATGACTCAGAAGGTTGCCTTGATTACCGGGATCACCGGTCAGGACGGCTCATACCTGGCCGAGCTGTTGATCGAAAAAGGGTACGAGGTGCACGGCATCAAGCGTCGTTCGTCGTTGTTCAACACCGACCGGATCGATCATCTTTACCGCGATGTACACGACCCGGACCAGCGTCTGCAATTGCATCACGGCGATCTGACGGACGCGACGAGCCTGCTGCGAATCATGCAGCGCGTCGAGCCGGACGAAGTCTATAACCTCGCGGCGCAAAGCCATGTCGCCGTGTCGTTCGAGGAACCGGAATATACGGCCAACGCCGACGGACTCGGCACGCTGCGGCTGCTCGAAGCGATCCGTATCTGCGGCTTCGAGAAGAAGACGCGCTTTTATCAGGCCTCGACTTCCGAACTCTACGGTCTCGTGCAGGAAGTGCCTCAGCGCGAAACCACGCCGTTCTATCCGCGCAGCCCGTACGCCGTCGCGAAGCTGTTCGCGTACTGGACGACCGTCAATTACCGCGAAGCGTACGGCATCTACGCGTGCAACGGCATTCTGTTCAATCACGAATCGCCTGTGCGCGGCGAGACGTTCGTCACGCGCAAGATCACGCGCGCGATCGCGCGCATCGCGGTCGGCCTGCAAGACCAGCTCTATCTGGGCAACATGTCCGCGCTGCGCGACTGGGGCCATGCGCGCGACTACGTCGACATGCAATGGATGATGCTGCAGCAGGAACAGCCCGAAGACTTCGTGATCGCGACGGGTGTGCAGTACAGCGTGCGCGAATTCGTGCAGCGCGCGGCCGCCGAACTGGGCATCACGGTGCGCTTCGAAGGCAGCGGCGTGCATGAAGTGGGCATCGTCGAACATGTCGAGCGTCGCCAGCGCGCCGAAATGCGCGTGCAACCCGGCGACGTGATCGTGCGCGTCGATCCGCGCTACTTCCGCCCGACGGAAGTGGAAACGCTGCTCGGCGACCCGTCGAAAGCACAGCAGAAGCTCGGCTGGACGCCGACGACGTCGTTCGAATCGCTCGTCAAGGAAATGGTGCTGTCGGACTACCAGATCGCGCGGCGCGATGCGCTCGTCACGCTGGCAGGCTTCAAGGCGCTGGAACATCACGAGTGA
- a CDS encoding GDP-L-fucose synthase family protein: MDKNARIFVAGHRGMVGSALVRKLETNGYRNLVTRTHAELDLTDQAAVNAFFERERIDVVLLAAARVGGILANATQPGEFLYENLVIETNVIHAAYRANVDRLVFFGSSCIYPKLCPQPIRESYLLTSELEPTNDAYAIAKIAGLKLCDAYNREYGTRYVALMPTNLYGPNDNYDLKSSHVLPALIRKAHEARLHGDPTLTVWGSGTPRREFLHVDDLAAATLFVLEHDINTGVFNVGVGEDLSIRELAETICDVVGYEGELQFDASKPDGTPRKLLDVSRLAEMGWRASIGLEQGVADTYREFAATYDAKFGDKLVEAHTGRHGENRTPSFAMAARA; this comes from the coding sequence ATGGACAAGAACGCACGCATTTTTGTCGCGGGGCATCGGGGGATGGTCGGCTCGGCGCTCGTGCGCAAGCTCGAGACGAACGGCTATCGCAATCTCGTCACGCGCACGCATGCCGAACTCGATCTGACCGATCAGGCCGCGGTGAACGCTTTCTTCGAACGCGAACGCATCGACGTCGTGCTGCTGGCAGCGGCGCGCGTCGGCGGCATTCTCGCGAACGCGACGCAGCCGGGCGAGTTTCTCTACGAGAACCTCGTGATCGAAACCAACGTGATTCACGCGGCGTATCGCGCGAACGTCGACCGGCTGGTGTTTTTCGGCTCGTCGTGCATCTATCCGAAGCTGTGTCCGCAGCCGATCCGCGAATCGTACCTGCTGACTTCGGAACTCGAGCCGACCAACGACGCCTACGCGATTGCGAAGATTGCCGGGCTGAAGCTCTGCGACGCGTACAACCGCGAGTACGGCACGCGTTACGTCGCGCTGATGCCGACCAACCTGTACGGCCCGAACGACAACTATGACCTGAAGAGCAGCCACGTGCTGCCCGCGCTGATCCGCAAGGCGCACGAGGCGCGTCTGCACGGCGATCCGACCTTGACCGTGTGGGGCAGCGGCACACCGCGCCGCGAATTCCTGCATGTCGACGATCTCGCCGCGGCCACGCTCTTCGTGCTCGAGCACGACATCAACACGGGCGTCTTCAACGTCGGCGTCGGCGAAGACCTGAGCATCCGCGAACTCGCCGAAACGATCTGCGACGTCGTGGGCTACGAAGGCGAGCTGCAGTTCGATGCGAGCAAACCGGACGGCACGCCGCGCAAGCTGCTCGACGTGTCGCGCCTCGCGGAGATGGGCTGGCGCGCGAGCATCGGGCTGGAACAGGGGGTCGCGGACACCTATCGCGAGTTCGCCGCGACGTACGACGCGAAGTTCGGGGACAAGCTCGTCGAAGCGCACACGGGACGGCATGGGGAGAACCGCACGCCGTCGTTCGCGATGGCTGCGCGGGCCTGA
- a CDS encoding glycosyltransferase gives MKILHLLSTVDPQAGGPTEGVRQSGVAMASLGHEIEVASLDAADAPHVRDFPLPVHALGPGRNVYGFTPDYVPWLAREAQRFDAVIVHGLWQYHGFGAWRALRAAKVPYYVYTHGMLDPYFKRTYPLKHLKKWAYWPWAEYRVLRDAAAVIFTTEEERLLARQSFWLYRANERVVPFGTNAPPPHAQALREAFLSAHPKLRGKRIVLFLGRIHEKKGCDLLIHAFADHAQRDLDAHLVIAGPDATGWQRPLQALARSCGIEERLTWPGMLQGDMKWGAFYASDVFALPSHQENFGVAVAEALACGLPVLLSDKVGVWREVENDHAGFVSSDTINGTQRNLLNWHSLDAVAKANMREQARRTFDARFGIASMVDSLTALLQPQVAGAAAPVTATAAAARAGDQQTPQNTPGGGAAMVSKVAKAPAQREPSVN, from the coding sequence ATGAAAATTCTTCATCTGCTTTCGACAGTCGACCCGCAGGCAGGCGGGCCGACTGAAGGTGTACGACAGAGCGGCGTCGCGATGGCGTCGCTGGGCCACGAGATCGAGGTCGCGTCGCTCGATGCCGCCGATGCGCCGCATGTGCGCGATTTTCCGCTGCCCGTGCATGCGCTCGGTCCGGGCCGCAACGTCTATGGCTTCACACCGGACTACGTGCCGTGGCTCGCGCGCGAAGCGCAGCGTTTCGATGCCGTGATCGTGCACGGCCTGTGGCAGTACCACGGCTTCGGCGCGTGGCGCGCGCTGCGCGCGGCGAAGGTGCCGTATTACGTGTACACGCACGGCATGCTCGATCCGTATTTCAAGCGCACGTATCCGCTCAAGCATCTGAAGAAATGGGCGTACTGGCCGTGGGCCGAATATCGCGTGCTGCGCGACGCGGCTGCCGTGATCTTCACGACGGAAGAAGAGCGCCTGCTCGCGCGGCAGTCGTTCTGGCTGTATCGCGCGAACGAGCGCGTCGTGCCGTTCGGCACCAACGCGCCGCCGCCGCATGCGCAGGCACTGCGTGAAGCGTTCCTGAGCGCGCATCCGAAGCTGCGCGGCAAGCGGATCGTGCTGTTTCTCGGGCGCATTCACGAGAAGAAGGGCTGCGATCTGCTGATTCACGCATTCGCCGATCACGCGCAGCGCGATCTCGACGCGCATCTCGTGATCGCCGGACCCGATGCGACGGGCTGGCAGCGTCCGTTGCAGGCGCTCGCGCGCTCGTGCGGAATCGAAGAGCGGCTTACGTGGCCGGGCATGTTACAAGGCGATATGAAATGGGGCGCCTTCTATGCAAGCGATGTGTTCGCGCTGCCGTCGCATCAGGAGAATTTCGGCGTGGCCGTCGCTGAAGCGCTGGCGTGCGGACTGCCCGTGCTGCTGTCGGACAAGGTCGGCGTGTGGCGTGAAGTCGAAAACGATCATGCGGGCTTCGTTTCCAGCGATACCATCAACGGCACGCAGCGCAATCTGCTGAACTGGCATTCGCTCGACGCCGTCGCGAAGGCGAACATGCGCGAGCAGGCGCGCAGGACGTTCGATGCGCGCTTCGGGATTGCGAGCATGGTGGACTCGCTGACGGCACTTTTGCAGCCACAGGTTGCCGGGGCTGCTGCGCCCGTGACAGCGACTGCGGCCGCAGCGCGCGCTGGCGATCAGCAGACGCCGCAGAATACGCCGGGCGGCGGTGCCGCTATGGTGTCGAAGGTGGCGAAGGCGCCCGCGCAGAGGGAGCCGTCGGTGAATTGA